The following is a genomic window from Spirosoma foliorum.
AGAGGCATCTTACGGTTATGAAGTTCGTATGCGAGTTGGACTAATGGCAAATAGTATCATCTATGCAAACAGTTAAAAAAGTTCGGTTTTATCTGGTCTGGTTTCTAGCTTTTCCCTTTATAGTTGACTACTTGTGGATTAAAGCCATATTTACCGGAGAATGGGATCTTATTATTCCCAAAATGGATCTTATTTACATGAGCCTTTACCAGAAATTTGTTCTGAAAAAGTCTGATCAGCTGGAAAAAGAGATACTCTGGCAACGGGTAAAAATCCTAGCCAGTAGCCACCGTTAAATGCTATTATATCTGCCGTAGTTTTTAGCTCGAAGCTAATGTGCTGCGTCGATGCCTAACAACGCCTGCTACTTTTGAGCGTAATGTGCTGCGCAAACTCCGAGGTTCGGCTACGATCCGGGCACCTGTCCAGGTAGAGGCTATGACCATTCCGGCAGCAATCAGGATAATATCTTTAAGAATATACTGAGCTGCTAGCGTTGGGGCATACGTGGGGCCAGGAAACAATTCACCAGGAAAGAGGAGTAAAGGCGACATGGCACCAACCATTTGAAAGGCCATTAGCCAAACCCCAACTCGTAGAAATCGGCCACTTAAAAAGCACACCCCGATAATACATTCTAGGCCAGCTACAAAGTCCATTGCCCGATGCCCTGAAAAAATACCCATAGTTAGACTAGTAGTTGTCCGGGTGGCTAAATCTTCAATGGGGCTTATTCCGGGAAAGAACTTAAGGAAGCCGAAGCCCAGAAAGACCAAGCCCATACAGATCCGTAATAGTAGAATACTGTTGGCTACAAGCCACTTATTTATGCTGGTATCCAGGTGATCAAAATGTTCGAAAAGGTTAGCTAAGGTTTTCATTGTCGTTGAGAGTTATACCACATTTATGGCTGTCTCTCTCACATACGTGCTAAATCAGGCTTACCGATTGGTGTGTAAATTCTTAATTATCAGAAAATTATTATGGTCAAAAATAGTAACAATCTGGAAAGGGCTAAGTTACGTAACTATACAACAATCTTGCCTCCCTTCTTAATGACGTCTACTCCACAAACTGAACTTAATCTTGTCCGGGATCTTCAGGCTAAACTCCCAAGTGCTTATAAATCGTTATACGACTCCTATAGTCCAGCCATGTTTGGTGTGCTTTTACGAATGGTAAAAGACCGAGATCGAGCTGAAGATTTACTTCAGGACACATTTATTCGTGTTTGGACAAATATTCAACGCTATGACGAAAGCCAGGGGAGGCTATTTACCTGGTTGATAAATATTACCAAGAATCTGGCTTTAGATGATTTGAGAGCTCAGAAAGTTAGGGCAGTAGCGGCAACGTATATTTATGAGCGGTCAGATGGTGTGGCGAGTCCCATTTTTAAAGGAGGTATGCTATATCAAACTCTTACGGCTAACTTAGAACCAAAGTATCGTCAAATTGTTGACTTGCTTTATTTTCGGGATTATAAATTACAAGAGGTGGCCGACGAGTTAAAAATCCCGTTGGGTACAGTCAAAACTCGTTATAGAATGGCCTTACAACAGTTAAAAAAAACATATAGGCAAGACATCTATCATTATAATATGAATTAACGCAGCTAATTAACTCGTAATATTTGTCCTTTTGCCATCTGGCCAAATGCCTCACTTTTGACAAAAAAGGTGAGGCATTTTTTATGATAGATCCATTAAAAACAGGCCTGGTATTTTTGCCGGTACAATTTTCCAGAAATAAAATTGAGCACGTGCTGGACGCTGCCGATACCAGTCTAGTCTCCAGGACTGGCCTCCGTTACTTCCTGGAGGCTTTGGTGCCTACTTCGCCAGGCTCCACCACCTTTAAGCGATTGGTAAAAATGCCAGGAGCCGAAAAGCCACCACGCACAGAATTTGGCTCAACAGTGTACGAGGGTGCTTTCTTTCGATTGGATGAGCTCCTGGATGGATTCCTGGAGTACCAAAAGCCAGCAGCGGGAACGGTCGATATGTGTATTATTTCCAGCCTGACCATGCCGTATATGTTGCGCGAATCCATCCTAAATAATGGAGTGCTCCTGGCAGGCTCATCCAAAGAGTTGCAAAACCAGTGGATACTCAAAGCAGGGCTCTCCGATCTGGATTTTGCCACCTGGGGAGAGGTATTTTTTACCACCTACATGAGCCAACAGCGGCCATTTTTAACCTGGCAGCTAGATAACAAAGTAGTCGGGGAGCAGCAGCCAGAGTACTTGTTTTACCTGCTCAACATGTCGCCTACTCCTGCCACCATCCGGCGCAGGGTGGAGATTACCTACACCGATGGCAGCGAGGAGACCCTGGACAAAGGCCTACTTTCTGGAGGGCAAACCTACCAAGTAGTTTGTGTTCCCACTGGAGCCAAAGCGCTGGGTTTAATAGGCGGAGCCAAAACGGTGGCCAGCTATCGGGTATGGCTCACCGATGGCGAACGCAACCGATTGAGCGAGGTACGGAGTTATACCCTGGATCGAAAATACAGAGGGCAAGAGCGCTGGATTTTATACTCAAATAGTTTAGGCGGGTGGGATACCCTCCGATTAACCGGGGCAGGCTCTGAAACCCTGGAAACCCTCCGAACGATGGCCGCAATGGAACGGCCTGCCGGGGCTCCTTCCGATTTCTCCGAGCTCAAGGTGGTGCACGTGGAGGGCAAACAAACCCTTTCGGTGAGTACGGGCTTTTTTGAGCGGTTTGCCGAGCAGCAGCTTAAGTGCCTGGATGAACTTTTACTTTCTCAAAACATCTACCTATTGAGTAAAAAA
Proteins encoded in this region:
- a CDS encoding RNA polymerase sigma factor, whose product is MVKNSNNLERAKLRNYTTILPPFLMTSTPQTELNLVRDLQAKLPSAYKSLYDSYSPAMFGVLLRMVKDRDRAEDLLQDTFIRVWTNIQRYDESQGRLFTWLINITKNLALDDLRAQKVRAVAATYIYERSDGVASPIFKGGMLYQTLTANLEPKYRQIVDLLYFRDYKLQEVADELKIPLGTVKTRYRMALQQLKKTYRQDIYHYNMN
- a CDS encoding DoxX family membrane protein: MKTLANLFEHFDHLDTSINKWLVANSILLLRICMGLVFLGFGFLKFFPGISPIEDLATRTTTSLTMGIFSGHRAMDFVAGLECIIGVCFLSGRFLRVGVWLMAFQMVGAMSPLLLFPGELFPGPTYAPTLAAQYILKDIILIAAGMVIASTWTGARIVAEPRSLRSTLRSKVAGVVRHRRSTLASS
- a CDS encoding DUF5977 domain-containing protein, with the translated sequence MIDPLKTGLVFLPVQFSRNKIEHVLDAADTSLVSRTGLRYFLEALVPTSPGSTTFKRLVKMPGAEKPPRTEFGSTVYEGAFFRLDELLDGFLEYQKPAAGTVDMCIISSLTMPYMLRESILNNGVLLAGSSKELQNQWILKAGLSDLDFATWGEVFFTTYMSQQRPFLTWQLDNKVVGEQQPEYLFYLLNMSPTPATIRRRVEITYTDGSEETLDKGLLSGGQTYQVVCVPTGAKALGLIGGAKTVASYRVWLTDGERNRLSEVRSYTLDRKYRGQERWILYSNSLGGWDTLRLTGAGSETLETLRTMAAMERPAGAPSDFSELKVVHVEGKQTLSVSTGFFERFAEQQLKCLDELLLSQNIYLLSKKGHQALELLTTTLVDAEDNADLVARSFTFQVAAPILNYSSLPVASPAPARPVGWNGIGVIQVLDEFGKRTGNGRPLKFQKYYLDDNTIFKPLTEKPNQPGDPDYIASLPLPGITAGSTPYPSQAISRATTFKRTTCTGGDIGEAALVVIAAGKYGSEIGQAEADARAEAEYTSKNTQAYADQYGSCTVAPELYTLAVPAGQWHYRVNDGNRFEVEWYEAGGSSVKIGNTWDLQGQSRPYVYPRYSNDLNFPVYSANWRFIVYGTATSSVNVKIYQNGTIRYNTNVAMNSDGYAYLGLSALLTLASMDKLYFKATQL